The Thermotoga maritima MSB8 region GTCCACGATAAAGCTTTTGCTGAACAGGGGTTACATAAAAAAGATCAGGGGCTATCTCTATCCAACGATCGTTGGAAGCGTTGTCATGGATTATCTGGAGAAAAAGTACTCTGATGTTGTTAGCGTTTCCTTCACAGCTGAAATGGAAAAGGACCTCGATGAAGTCGAACAGGGTAAGAAAACAGACAAAATCGTTCTGCGGGAGTTTTATGAATCCTTTTCCAGTGTGTTCGACAGGAACGACAGAATTGTGGTTGATTTTCCGACGAACCAGAAATGTTCGTGTGGAAAGGAAATGAGGCTCTCTTTTGGAAAATACGGCTTCTATTTGAAATGCGAGTGTGGTAAAACCAGAAGCGTGAAAAACGATGAAATTGCGGTCATAGACGATGGAAAAATATTCCTGGGGAGGAAAGACAGTGAGAGTGGCTCTCCTGATGGGAGGAGTGTCGAGGGAAAGGGAAATCTCTCTGAGAAGCGGAGAAAGGGTAAAAAAGGCTCTTGAAAAACTCGGGTATGAACACACCGTTTTTGACGTTAGAGAAGATTTTCTCAAGAAAGTGGATCAGTTGAAAAGTTTTGATGTGGTCTTCAACGTTCTCCATGGAACTTTCGGTGAGGATGGAACGCTTCAGGCAATTCTGGATTTTTTGGGGATCAGATACACCGGGTCCGATGCGTTTTCAAGCATGATATGTTTTGATAAACTCGTGACTTACAGGTTTTTAAAGGGCACCGTCGAGATACCTGATTTTGTGGAGATCAAGGAATTCATGAAAACTTCTCCCCTTGGGTATCCCTGTGTGGTAAAACCGAGGAGAGAGGGTTCAAGCATAGGAGTGTTCGTTTGTGAATCGGATGAAGAGTTTCAACACGCGCTCAAGGAAGATTTACCACGATATGGGAGTGTGATTGTTCAAAAGTACATCCCCGGCAGGGAAATGACTGTGTCTATTTTAGAAACGGAAAAGGGCTTCGAAATTCTTCCCGTTCTTGAGTTGCGACCAAAGCGTCGTTTCTACGATTACGTTGCGAAGTACACGAAAGGTGAAACGGAGTTCATTCTTCCTGCTCCTTTGAATCCTTCAGAAGAACGCCTTGTCAAGGAAATGGCTCTCAAAGCGTTTGTAGAAGCTGGTTGCAGAGGTTTTGGGAGGGTGGATGGTATTTTCAGCGATGGCAGGTTCTACTTTCTGGAAATCAACACGGTACCGGGTCTAACGGAAACCAGTGATCTCCCAGCGAGCGCGAAAGCGGGAGGAATCGAGTTCGAGGAACTCGTTGAGATCATCTTAAAGAGCGCTTTTTTGAAAGAAGGGGTGAGAGTATGAAATTTATAGAAAAAATGCTTCCGGAGGAGTCTCCCATCGATCTTCTCATAAATCTTTCCAGAAGAGGCGAAGCGGCCGTCGTGCTTCTCAAGGATGCCATCGAGGATTACTTCACCGGAAAATTCGGGGAAGGTCACCTCAATCGTGTAATCTCTCTGGAGCGAGAGTCAGATGAGATCAAATCAAAGCTGAAGAAGATGTATCTCAAAATGAAGTACACCTACTTCGAAAAAGACGACTTTCTTTACATAGTTCACAAAGCGGATGAGATTCTTGACGTTGTCAGGGACATCGTCATCATGCTCGACATGAACAGAGTTGAAGATGTACCGGAGAATATCAAAGAGTTATTCGCAGAACTCGTTGAAAACGTTCTGGATACTATCAGAGAAACCACCGAGGCAATCGAACAGCTTCGCACACTCGCGGAGAGCGGTTTTTCACCTTTTGAAAAAGAAAAGGAAGAAAGAGAAATCTTTGACGTGTCCATGGAGGAGAGGGAAGTCGACACAATATCGAGGAATCTTGGTAAAAAACTCTATTCCCTCAAAAACAGTATGAATCCCGTGGATCTGATTTTCTTGAACAAAGTGGCAAGACTTATTTCAAAGATTGCCGATCAGGGCAAAGATATCACAAAGAGGATAAATTCCATCCTTAGGTGAGGAGGGAATAACGTGACAATACTCATCATAGCTGGCATACTTGGTTTCATCATGGCTTTCTCCATAGGAGCCAACGATGTGGCGAACTCCATGGCGACAGCTGTTGGGGCAAGGGCTATAACTGTGAGACAGGCAGCTCTTATAGCGATGTTTCTCGAGTTTCTTGGAGCAGTTATGTTCGGCTCCCATGTCTCCCAGACGATCGTCAAAGGAATAGTGGAAGTGGAGAAAGTTCAACCGGTAGAACTCATGTATGGTGCACTGTCAGCCTTGATCGCAGCTTCATTCTGGATTCTGATAGCGACCAACTGGGGTTATCCCGTTTCCACCACCCATTCTATAGTCGGAGGAATGATGGGATTCGGTCTTGTGGCGGTGGGTATAAATGGCGTGAACTGGAAAACGTTTCTCTTCATAGTACTTTCCTGGGTTGTTTCACCTGTTCTCGGCGGTTTGATTTCCTTTGTGATGTTCAAACTGATCTCTCTTTCGGTGTTCCACACAAAAAATCCGAAGAAATCTTCCACTGTCGCTATTCCGTTTTT contains the following coding sequences:
- a CDS encoding D-alanine--D-alanine ligase, with amino-acid sequence MRVALLMGGVSREREISLRSGERVKKALEKLGYEHTVFDVREDFLKKVDQLKSFDVVFNVLHGTFGEDGTLQAILDFLGIRYTGSDAFSSMICFDKLVTYRFLKGTVEIPDFVEIKEFMKTSPLGYPCVVKPRREGSSIGVFVCESDEEFQHALKEDLPRYGSVIVQKYIPGREMTVSILETEKGFEILPVLELRPKRRFYDYVAKYTKGETEFILPAPLNPSEERLVKEMALKAFVEAGCRGFGRVDGIFSDGRFYFLEINTVPGLTETSDLPASAKAGGIEFEELVEIILKSAFLKEGVRV
- a CDS encoding DUF47 domain-containing protein — its product is MKFIEKMLPEESPIDLLINLSRRGEAAVVLLKDAIEDYFTGKFGEGHLNRVISLERESDEIKSKLKKMYLKMKYTYFEKDDFLYIVHKADEILDVVRDIVIMLDMNRVEDVPENIKELFAELVENVLDTIRETTEAIEQLRTLAESGFSPFEKEKEEREIFDVSMEEREVDTISRNLGKKLYSLKNSMNPVDLIFLNKVARLISKIADQGKDITKRINSILR